DNA sequence from the Butyricimonas faecalis genome:
AAGGAAAAATTCCTTATCACGCAAATCGGACATCTTGATCAATGAACGCATGTAAGGCATCTCGTTTGCGTCCCCACAATTCCAAGGATTTTCCTTACTCGTAATTCGTCCTGTCGTGTTATTAATCAAATGATCAGACAACATCGTACAAATAATCTTGAAAGAAACCTCTTCATATTTTTTGCCTGCTATTTCACCCCTATTCTCCACGAAAAACTTAAACCGGGGAGCAAACAGATCACTATATTTTAACTCTTCATAAACCACCCAATAACGAGAAGCAAATTTTTCTTTCGAAGACAACAGTCCAAACAAAGAATCCGACAAGTTTTTCACTTCTTCTTTCATCCCGGCTTCCCGGAACACACCCACCGCCATCGGAATTTCTTTTTTTTGCAAAGTTCCTTCCGAGTACTTCTTCATAAAATACCCCCACGAAGTTTTCTCTTTTAATCCCCGCGCCACCCGGGAAATAAAAATATGCAACGTATCTGCCCCCACAATCTTATGCCGCAACGTACCATCCGGCAATATCATCAAAAAAGTAGGATAAGCACGTACGCCATATTCTTCAGCAAACGCCATCCCATCCCCTTTTTCCGCATCAATCTTGAAACACACAAAATATTTATCGAAATACTTGGCAGCCTCCGGCGTCTGCAACACCTCCTCGCTCATCCAGCGACAAGGTCCGCACCAAGAAGTATAAACATCCACGAAAAGCATTTTATTTTGCTGTTTTGCGATTTCCAAGGCTTCTTGAAAATTTCCCTCCATAAACTTCACGCCATGCTGAGCGTATCCGTTCATCATTAACAGACAAATCGATATACTTAAAACAATCCTATGCATCTTCCAATACTATTTACACAAACGTTCTATTTCCCGTTCAACATCCTCAATGTATCCCGGATTACAAATCACTTTTCCTTCCTCATTCAGAATTAAGAAATAAGGCACTCCACTTGTTTGATATTTGGTCAAAAAATCTTTGTAGCCTTCTTTCGTGAGCACATACTGCGGCCATGTGGCTTTCTCTTTTTCAATTGCAACTTTCCAAGCTTTCAAATTTGTATCACAAGATATTCCGATCACTGTAAAAGTATCAGGAAACCGCTCTACTAACTTCTTTACATGTGGAATCGCTGCCATACAAGGTCCACACCATGTAGCCCAAAAATCAACCAACACATATTTCCCTAGAGGAATTACCCCCGATAAATCACAAGCCTTCCCATTCACGTCATTTAAGGCCAAATTCACGATAACATTATCCTTCACCGTTTGTTTTGCATACTCACAGTTCTGCTTGAACTCCTTAAAACGAACGGGATCTGCAGGAATAGAAACAATCGTTTGTTCTAACTTCTCCACCTCTTCTCGGGTTAATTCATAACCACCCCGCATCATAATATTCCCCAAATAAGCTGATACCACGGAATGAGGATGTGAAAGAATAAACTCCCATTGTTTCTCTTTACTATCTTTATCTTTCACGATTGAAAGATTATATGCATTAAAATCTGCCTGCACCTCTCCTCCTATAATCTTAAAACAAGGAGTTATCGGGTCTGAAAATGGGATACTATCATAATGCTCCGTTTCTACTGCCATCTCCACGTTATCCACAAACACCGGTGTATAAGTCCATCTAATCTTCTCGGTTTCATCCTGATCAGAAACAAGAGCCAGATTATTCGTAATCAAAGTACACAACATCGGCCCCTCCACCTGTCCCCTGAGTTCGAAACAACCGTTCTTCACGGTTGTTTCAACAATTACTTCCGAAGGTGCTGTCTCTGCCGTCAAAAGCGAAACCTTAATGCCATCTTTCATCCCGGGTATTTGTCCCTTGATGACAAACCCTTTTTCCTGAGCCGAAACTCCAAGCCCGACAAAAGACAACAACAAACTGATTATAATAAACCTTTTCATAACTAGTACACGTTTACTCCATATTTTCGCAACACCTTCACCATCTCTTCCATCTTCTCAATCACAACGGAATACTCGGCATAGGTTTCCCGGAATTTCGTTTCCGACAAGTTAAAAATCTCCTCCACATAAGCCAAAACATCTAAACTTTTAGTATTAAAAGTCACCATCCAGCTAGAAGCATAGGTGGGCAAAAATCCAACACTTTCCACAGGGAAAGGCACATTCCACGAAGAAATATCATAATAATCTGTACTATAGCTATAAAAAACGGCAAGATCACTATCCTTAATCAAAGAAAGGTTATTAACAATCATCGCTTTCATGATCTCGTTCTTCAAGGTTTCTTTCTCCTCGTCCGATGCCGTCGCAATATCCCCTAAAGCGATTGCCGTTGCCTGCATTCCGGAATAAACGGCAACCTCACCCGGAACATACGTTCCATAAAAATTTTCAAAAAGCACCAATCGCTCTGTCAACAAAATTGAATAGGGATAAAACAATTCCGGCAAACCCGTTAATAACTCATCTTGTACAAATTTTGCTGCTGCCTCTTTTTTCCCGATAACCTGATAAGGAAAGAAACCCAAAGAATCTGCAAAACTATTTGTATTCATATTCCACATCAAATCAACCACTTGCCATTCTACAATTGTTTCCCCCGATAACGTTGTAATATTCCGACATCCCAATGTATCACTAAACAACAAATACACCCCCGTCTTGTCAAAAAATTTTCGACGTAACTCAGCTTCCTCTCCTGTCGCACCTTCTGGCACGGCAAAAAAATTAACCTCTAACTGATCGTTACTTGGCCAGTCTTCCTTACTGCAAGCCCATAAACAAACCGCAATTACAAATCCCAATATATACTTTTTCATTGTATTCATCATTAATTGTTTACATCTTCATACCCCCTCTCGTTCCGAGGATTATCAAGCATTCCTGTATTCTTATCGATCTCCGCTTTAGGCAAAGGCATTACCCATGCGGGATCATCCGTTGTCAATACAAATTTTCGTATCCATAATGTCTCATATTCATACGTCGAACTATTATACGTTTTATTGACATAAACATGCTCCACAGTTACTTCCTGCGGATACTTTTCTGCCACCCGGTAACGCCTTAAATCAAACCATCGATGTCCTTCCAGACAAAGTTCACGTCTACGTTCCTCCCGGATAAACTGCACGAGGTTCTCTCCAGTAAGACCATTTACTTCCGATTCATCAAAAAACTCTCGCTTAATTCTTTTCTCTCGCAAAGTATTTAAAGCTTTCCTTGCTGTCGGTTCATCACCTGCACAGGCCGCCGCTTCCGCCAGATTCAACCACGCCTCCGCTGTTCGCATCAAGAAAACATCTGACAAATCTGTTGTCTGAAAAGTCTCTCCTTGTAATTTTCGATAACGAATAGACCCATCATAGTCAAGAACAAAATATTGCAAACGCAAATCTATCGGATTTCGAGGATTATACGCTTCATACAATTCGTTAGAAATTCGCATATCATTACCGCTAACAAAACCCGGTTCCGTCCCATCATTGCGAGAATAAAATGTCACGTTTCCGGGTAATGAAGACGCCCCGGTCGAAAAAATCAATTCAGACAAATTCGTACTTAGAAATTCTTTCCCGGAAAAACTATTCAAATCTTCTAGTTGAGGTCCATTTTCTGTTACCAATGCCGCATACTTCTCTGCCTCTTCATACAAACACATATACAAATACACCCGGCTTAACATCAATCTCACGGCATTTATATCCGCTCTCCACATGGATTTCTTCGGAACATCTTTCAGAAACTTCTCCGCATCGAGTAAATCCGTCACAATCTGTTTATATACCTCCGCCACGGAATTTCGACTGTAATACTTATCCTCCACATAATTTGATGTCTTGATCGGAACTGCCGGATCACTCTCTGCCGTTGATGCTACATAAGGTTTCCCGTAAAAATTAGCCAATAAAAAATAGTAACACCCTCTTAAAAAATGACATTCGCCCTTAATCCGGTTCACGTTCTGCACATCTTCCTCCTCCGTCATCTCCTCAAATGCTTTCGTCTCCTCCAAAATCATATTACAAGCATTTATATGGGAATACAGATGTCTGAAATCCGCCCCGTCATCCCATACTTGTTTCCCTTCCACGTTTTCATAAACACGGTACTGCCAGGTATAGTAGCCATAAATAGAACCACAAGCACCACCCGCAACCCACGAAAAACCTCCCGTTTGTTGACACAATTCATCAGCCAACACGTGAATCCATGGATAGTAAAGATCCCCGGATACTCCCGAAAATTGCCAGCTATTGCGCGTCTGATATCTCACGAAATAAGCATTTCCCAATAACAATTCATCCAAATCCTCATAACTTCGGATGTAAGCCTTATCCTGCGAATACTCTTCGAGAAATCCCGAACATCCGAATAACGCAAAGACACAAACTACTATATATATAACTTTTTTCATGCTGATCGTATTATATATTAAAAAAAGAATTCACTTTCTTCTCCAAATCTTCACCACGTAAATCTATGGCAACAACTTTCCCCTCCGGATCCAATAAAAACATCTTTGGAACTCCTGTTACATTGTAATGCTTTGCCACGGGACAATCCCATCCTTTCAATGAAGACACGTGAATCCACGGCAAATCCAATTCAGTAATCGCCGCAATCCAAGATTCTCGCTTATCATCCAAAGAAACGCTATAAATCTCAAATCCTTGATTCTTATATTTCTCATAAATCATTTTCAGATTCGGGATCTCTTCCCGACAGGGTCTGCACCAAGAGGCCCAGAAGTCCACTAGCACATACTTCCCTCGCAAAGAATATAACGTCACGTGATTCCCATCCACGTCCGGCAAATCAATATCCGGAGCAATTCCCCCTACACTCGTTTGCCTAAGTATATCAAACTTTTCTTTCAACAACATCCCCGGGTAAGAATTTTTCACATCTTGGGTCAAATGATCATAATGTTCCAAAACCTTCGCAGAAGGATATTTGTTCATCGTAATTAAATTTTCAAGGAAATAGACTGTCGCAATCCTATTCAGATTCGAATCGACAAGCATATCTATCTCCGCATTATGAGCCTCCCATTCTTCATCCGGCAAGGGAAATCCCATGGCAAGGGTACGCAAAAGATTCAAATTCAAATATTTTTCCGAAAAATTCTTCTATAATCTGCTGAATAGCTTAAAATGAGCGATTTATAAGTGTTCAACCTCAATAGAGGTAATGATTTGGCAATAGTCACAACTTCTGCAATATGCATATGTTTGCTTTGCCTAACAACTCTTTACAGTTGCAAAAATACAAAATAAAAATGAAACCACACTATGTTGGTGCAAAAAAACAATAGTCATAAAACAAAGATTAACTTCGCCTTATGACTATTGTTGTCCACATTAAACTTATTTATCATTTAATTGGTTCCGCATGCACATAGTATTCACTGTTTATAGGGTCTTCCCCGTCAGTTTTAAGTATCAGTACCATGCGAGAATGTTTTGTACGCCAATATGCTTTAATATCAGCATCTTCGGGTAGTGCCTTAAACGTTTTACACAGCGAAGCCTTTTCTGTTTCTTTTATAGTACTATGTGCTTCATAGTACTGGTCCATAATCTTCAACAGACCTTCTCTTTCACGTTCAAGCACGCCTAACATATATTCCTTGTCGTTTTTGTCTTTTGCTCCTTTCAGTACAATACGTAACTCTGCATACGGTTTTGTAATGTCTTCTTTGTAGGCAGTAGGTGGAGTTAGGATAAACTCACGGCTCTTGTCCAGCAAGCAATATTCTGTTAGTTCGGGGTTCTTGGAATTATACCTTACGTTATCCCAATCGTAACCAAAGAATCCATCATTCACCAAATAGAGCCTCTTTCGGGCTTGATAGACAATACGGCCATCTTTATAGCCATTGGCATAGACAATAGTATTGTCATGAGGCGTGAAGAAGTATGTGCTCCACCAATAGGAAGTATTCAAACAGTTTGTCTTACGTTCCATGATTCCAAAGCTATCTGGCATATCACGACAATCACTCGTCCAAGTAATTGAATCGTAGTAGTTGTAATAGGCATTATCTGAAGAGTTGAAACCATATTCATCGGTAAGCTCAAATGTTACAAGGCAGAAGGTCTGAAACACAGGGTCTGTGTTGTCTTTGTCGTCTTCTGCATAGTATGCCTTAATCTTAAACTTGCAGTTGTCGGGAACAGAACGGTCAATATCCGTATCATACGTGTAACTTTTCTTCATCATTTCCAAATCGGTTTCGGTCATGCGTTTATATACAATCATGCCATATATAGACTTGTAACCATTGCTGCCATCACTCGTCGCTCCCAATTTTTGTATGGTGTACATTAAGGTCTTGCCATTCGACTCGTCAAGCTTAAGAATCTGCATGTATCTGCTGTCTGTTGTCTGCTTGTTGCTGCCAAACAGTATGAAGCCTTTGTCCATGTCATAAGTCCATGATACACGACTGAAACAAAAGGCTGGCAAGGCATCACTATAAAAATAACTAAAAGCTTGCTGTGATGTCTCAAACCAAAAGTGTGTAGGGCTGCCACCAAATCTGTCTTTCCAAAATTCCTCCTTGCTCAACTTTCCGTTTTCCTGTACCTCATAAGTGGCAATACTCTCCCAACCATAGCCCTTGACCTTACTCTGTATTTCTTCTGCTGCTATTGGCTTTCTCCCTTTTAGCACACAGCACCCCTCATCATTAACAGTATAGGTTTGGTTGAATAGATTCATATCCAACTTACATTGCTCAACACTCAATTCCTCAGACTTATCGCAACTGCCAAATACAACAGTGCAAGCTACGATGAGTGCTATTAACCAAAACTTCTTAGTCATAATAATCCAAATTTAAAGATTTTACATATAGACAGATTACGGATTTTCAGTGTTTCAAATTCTGCTGTCCAAGATAACTGAGTGCAAAAATACAAAAGTATCAACGTAATAGTGCATTTTTTTATTTTTTATAACACTCAAAACATACTTTTGTGCAAATAAAGGAAGAATAAACTACACCTGACAAATCTATTTACATATTTCTATGCACTGCCTACAGTTGGTACACTCACTTTCTGCAACCGTTGGGAGCAAAATTTCTTCGCCCTCATGGTGGAGCGAGGCGTTTTGGGGTTCCCAAAACATAACCTCGCTCCCTCCTCTAAGAACAAAAGACGAGATATTTGCCTTTCGGCTTTCCATGCCCAAGGTTGCAGACCTTAATTCTCTCAATTTACGCCAAACATCAAAGCTGCCACATTGAAAGAACAAGGTCACAGACACAAGCTACTTTGTACATGGAGTTTGCAAAGGAAAAGGTGATATTTTCAGTGTGAAACTTGCCAAGTGTTTCAGTTGTGTGTTGTTGATTTCCTTTGTGAACTATGCCGAGTGTGCTGTGTGTCCTCGGTATAGTCTGCATAAATCTAATGCCATGCTAAAACACTGCGGAGGTTCGCCCAAGTGGCTGGAGGCGCAAAGCCTCCAAGGAACGTTGCTGCAACCATTTCGGAGAATAGAGCGGTTGCCAATTAATCCACAAGCACATTTTACAGCGTACCAAGTGAGGGCATGTAAAACGTTGAATTGTTGAAGATAGGTGTTATCTTTATGAGAACCAGCCACTTATACCCTCAACAAACTCTCAACAAATAGCTCTACACAACAAATTACTGGGCAAAAAAGAAAGAAAGGAATGGTGTTCATGGTTTTCTCTTTTCAACATTATCTTTCTTTTGTTGAGAGATTTGTTGAGAATATGTTGAGCCGTAAATGCCTGATGTTCAATACTTCTTTCATCATATTCAACAATTCAACAAAAATAATGGGTGTTTTGTCCGTCATTTTTATGAACAGAACTCATCCCCCTACAAGTAAGAATGTCATGCTTATGCTTCAGTACTTATTCACGACAGTACGACAGCGCCAAGCCAACAAACAAGAGGACATTCAACTAAAGGCGGTTGTTCTTCTATTGAGTTGTAGGATAATGACACTACTTTTCTCTTTTGCCCCGTACAATCTCTTGAAGATGGTGGCACGAAACCGAGCTGCCCCGTATGAGTTTATACGGAAGCAAAGGGCAACAATCATCGGAAAGCCATACAACGTTTGCCAAATGCCATTGGAAGTTTCCTGTTTCTGTTGGACTTCCGACACCGTCAATAAACCATCCTTGTATATTGACCTTATCACAGCATGGAGTTTCATGGCGGTGACATGAAGCATATCAACCAATTCACCCTCACTCATCCACAAGTCTTGCAAGTTGGACGGAATGGATAACATTCCATTTCCGTCCACGGTGATTACAGTCCTTTTCATGCCATTCCCCCCATTGTCGGCATATGCCCCTTGATTCGACTTTCAAAAGCTGATATGTCATGCTCCAATTTAGTACTTGTCACCTTTGCGTAAATTTGTGTTGTGGCGATGTCCGTATGTCCCAGTATCTTGCTTACACTCTCTATCGGCATACCGTAGTTTAAAGCCAAAACTGCGAACGAATGCCGGCTTACATGAAATGAAATTCGCTTCTTGATGCCACACATTTTTGCCACTTTCTTTATACGCTTGTTTACCATGTCAAGTGAGCCAATATTAAACAAGTGCATATCTTTTCTCAATGGCTTGTAACGTTCAATTATCTGTATGGCTGCATCTATCAGTTTAATTTTGAATGGTACGCCTGTCTTTTGACGCTGAGAAACTATCCATGGAGACCCACTTATAATGGCAACATTGTCCTCTGTAAGATTCTTGATGTCAACGAAAGAGATACCTGTCCAACAACCAAACATAAACAAGTCTCTCGCAAAAGCAAAGTTGGGATTTTCCAACTCTATTCCTGCAAATATGTCCAATTCTTCCTCTGTCAAGAACTCACGCTCCTTGTGGTCTGGGTCAACGTGGTACATGGCAAACGGATTTCTCTGTATCTTGCCGTTGTAGTGTGCTGCCGTGACGATATGCTTCAATGGTATGGAGTATATCCAAATAGTAGATTGCGTGAGTCCAATGACATTCTTCAAATACAGACAAAAATCACGGATGAACTCCTCGGTAAGCTCATTCATGGACATATCGCTGCGCTTGTACTGAAATTTGATGAACTCGGCAACGTACTTTCTTACCGTCAGATACTTGCGGTAGGTTCGGACAGCTCGGTCTTTTCCCACGCGTTGGGCAAAGGCTGCGTTCTCCTTGTCAAAAGCTCTGAGTAATGTCTCATACTCCGTACCTATGCCTTGATATGCGTTTCTCACCATTTCAGCGGTAACGAACGCCTCACGGTCGGAAAGCCGTTGGTAATGCTTAGCGATTTGAGCCTTGATGTTATCAAGCGCAAAGTTCACCTCATTGGCTTCCTTGCTTCTGCCTTTGGCTCTGTTGCCCTTGGCATCCCATATCGCCTTGGTCACGCTCAGCTTGCAACTGAACTGTGCGATAGTTCCGTTGATTGTCACACGTCCCATGATAGGGACAATTCCGTTTCTCTCCTTGCTTCCGTTTACATAGAAGACTGTCTTGAATGTACTTCTCATAATTCCTTGCTTTTTGTTCTGTGCAAAATTAAATCATGAGAGTTGCATGGCAAATTCACAACCTGTGCAGAATTGAGAAGTAAAAACCGAAGCCGTTAAAAATGCTTATTAGAGCGTTTCTTTGAGGTAATGACTTGAAAGCGTTTCTACTTCTCAAATCCGCCATTTTCGCATTTCCTCACGAATGCCACAAAAAGCCAACGACTGCCACAACCACTTGAAACTCAAAACAAAAGCTCAAATCTGCTATTTTTTGCTTTTTTAGTCATTCTTTTTCCAACAAATCCTGTTCCGGACTCCCCGTTACGACTAATTTTCTGGGAATCAACTCCTCCAAAACTCCACCCAAAAAACCTTCTATGGTTATTTCAATAGGTACTTCATCCAACATAATTTCCCTTTTGCCATCACCAACAATCAATACGCAACGCTCGATGCGGTCAATCGGTTTCTCCATGTGAAATTTTTCATTTTTAACCACGGCAGAATCACGTACCGTCGTATCCGCCCAACTATTTAACAAGTAAACTACTTTACCGTTTCCCCCTTTCCATGTTCCAGATATAGAATATTTTCCTTGTTCACTACATGCTGATATACAAAAAAGCAAAGAAACAATTATCGATATAAAAAAATTATTTGCCATAACACATCACATTTAAAACGTCACATTTAATCCAAAAGTAAAAGTCGTTCGTTCAGATAGTTGTACCTCAGTAAAGCCACTCTGCACCGGTGTCTGGCCCTTTAACTTGCTTGAAGTCCAAATAAACGGGTTACTGACAGAAGCCGAAACTTCCAACAACGAAATTCCCCAACAACCCGCATCAAACGAGTAAGTCAACCCTAAATTTGTACACTTCAAATAATCGGCACGGACCACCCGGATATTACTATAGTTATACATTTCCCACCGAGTACTCGCAATTTCGGGCACCTGACCGGAAGTGAAACCCGACCAGTGATACAAATTAGCAGACGAACTTCCATCCGCTATAAAAGCCGGAATATTCGTGTAATTCTCATCTCCTGCATGTTGCCAACGTTTCAAAAAAACTTTATTCAAATTACTCTCCGGACGAATCCGGGCTGAATTATCCGAATACAACTTGAATAATCGTGTTTTAGCCCCCAAACTGTAAGTAAATGCCGCATTCAACCGCCAACGTTTATAATTCACCGTCGTATTTAGTCCTCCAAATACGGTTGGTTCTCTTCGTCCGGATGACTCCAATACTTGCGTGAACGTTTCATACTTTGTCGCCCCGTAAAGCTTTTCCCGTTCATTTTCCATGTCATCAAACAAGGGAAGACCATTTTCCGGATCCAGTCCAATAAACTTATAAGAATAGAATGAACTCACGGACTTTCCTTTCACAACAGCCGTCCCATTCAGAAAGTTTGAACGTTCATACTGATCGGCCGAAGGCAAAGTACTTACTTCATTATTCGCATGAGAGAATGAAGTAGAGATATACCAACGCAAATCATCCGTTTTTATCGGGCTCACAGTGAATGAAACATCATACCCACTATTTACGACCTCACCACCGTTCACCACGTACGAGGCCATCCCGTTCACTTCGGATATTTCCTTTTCCATATAAGCATCAGTAGTCTTTTTCCGATAGTAAGCAGCACTTACCATCAAACGACGTTTAAACATAGAAAATTCCACTCCCAGATTCAACGATCCCGTTTTTTCCCATTTCAATGCAGGATTCGGGTAAATGTTAATGTTCGATACATACTCCCCGTAATGATTATCTTCCGGTTTCTTGGTAATAACCATCACTGGAGACTGATTATCCAACATATTCCCTTGATACCCGTAAGACATCTTCAAACGCAAATCATCGAACCAATCGCCATCACCCGCGAAATGCTCTGCAATATTATAAGTAAACGAAGCCGACCAAATCGGTAAAATCTTATCATTACTTCTTTCCCCGAATTGATTCGAACCATCATAACGCATATTGGCATTCAGCGTGAATAAATTCCCATAACTATACGATACGCTACCGTACCACGACAACATATTACTCAGATTATCTGTTATTTGCGGTACATTTGTTGCCACCCATTCATCATACGACGGGTAAGTTCCCGGAGTCACCGTAACAAATTGCTTTCCCCGCTCCGGATCATACCCCCGGGTGATATTCTGATAAGCATCATATTTCGTAGAGTTCACTTCCATCCCGGCCGAGGCATTTATACTATGTTGCTGACTTACTCCCCAATACCTATTTAAATCTACCTGCAAACGAAACATATAGGCTTTATTTCGAACATTCTGCACGGTCAACTCTCCCCCTTTAGGCATAAGAGTACTCTCGTCCAATTTATCACCATAATTACTATACCGGATATTTGCGGCATAATAACTTTTAGCCCCCCAATATCCCTCAATATCCGTATTTGTAACAGAATAGGACAAGATCGTTCCTATTTTCAACCATTCCCATGGTTTTATATCCAGATTCGCTCGAAACGTCACGGCAGAACTCTCCTGTTCCTTATTGCTATTCTCCAATTCATTCAATATATTATAGTTATAATAACTAAACGATCCTCCCGGTACCTGATAAAAACTATATTCTCCATCCTCCGTGTAAGCAGGAATCGCACGACTGGTATTATAGGCATAATTAATTGGCGCAATCTCATCCTGATAATATTTCCGTTTCGAAGTATTAGCATTCATATTGAATGAGGCCGCCAACCAAGACGCAAAATTCATATCCAAATTTAATGTACCCGTATATCGTCTGTCCAGATTGGGTTTCACCACATCTTCCTCTATATTCACTCCAACCGATGAATAATATCGAATTTTCTCCGTACCTCCCGTCACGCTTAACGTATGAGAAGAAGATAAAGCATCCCGTGTTAATAACTTAAACCAATCCGTGTTTGTCTTTCCAAGATAAGCTACTTGATTCTCAAACTCCTTATAAGTAATCGTCCGGTTATACAAATCCCGCAACAACTTTTCATATCCCACCCACGTCACGTCAGAAGAATACTGATATCCCGCTTCCGCTAACTCTCTGGAAACACCCAACCGCTCCTTAGCACTCATCAAATCAATATTCCGGTCAGAATAACGAGGTCTTAATTTCAACGTGGCGGTTCCCCGGTAAGAAATTTGCGGTTCCCCAACATGTCCCCGCTTCGTGGTGATCACAATCACACCATTAGCCGCCTTCGTACCGTAAAGAGCCGTAGCAGAAGCATCTTTCAACACGTCAATACGTTCAATATCCTGCGGGTTAATACCCGAAATCGCATTACCGATACGATTGATATAATCCGGATCATTCAACTCGTCCGGGGAAATCTGAACAGGATCTTGAACAATCACCCCGTCAACCACCCACAATGGTTCCCGATTCCCAATCAACGTCGAAGTTCCCCGAATCCTAATTTTCGGGGCAACACCCGATTCACCGGAATTCGTCATCACCATCAAATCTGGAATCTGACCTTCCAGCATCTTATCTATTGTCGTTACACCAGGAATCATAATATCTTCCATTTTCACCGAGTTAATAGCACTCGTAGACTTTCGGCGGTCAAT
Encoded proteins:
- a CDS encoding thioredoxin family protein translates to MHRIVLSISICLLMMNGYAQHGVKFMEGNFQEALEIAKQQNKMLFVDVYTSWCGPCRWMSEEVLQTPEAAKYFDKYFVCFKIDAEKGDGMAFAEEYGVRAYPTFLMILPDGTLRHKIVGADTLHIFISRVARGLKEKTSWGYFMKKYSEGTLQKKEIPMAVGVFREAGMKEEVKNLSDSLFGLLSSKEKFASRYWVVYEELKYSDLFAPRFKFFVENRGEIAGKKYEEVSFKIICTMLSDHLINNTTGRITSKENPWNCGDANEMPYMRSLIKMSDLRDKEFFLVWCDLAEACYFGQADQVKEYIRKMTILPEAIEFGRSFVWAFQQYFPDEKEELIKLRELWNLDEDNCRK
- a CDS encoding TlpA disulfide reductase family protein — translated: MKRFIIISLLLSFVGLGVSAQEKGFVIKGQIPGMKDGIKVSLLTAETAPSEVIVETTVKNGCFELRGQVEGPMLCTLITNNLALVSDQDETEKIRWTYTPVFVDNVEMAVETEHYDSIPFSDPITPCFKIIGGEVQADFNAYNLSIVKDKDSKEKQWEFILSHPHSVVSAYLGNIMMRGGYELTREEVEKLEQTIVSIPADPVRFKEFKQNCEYAKQTVKDNVIVNLALNDVNGKACDLSGVIPLGKYVLVDFWATWCGPCMAAIPHVKKLVERFPDTFTVIGISCDTNLKAWKVAIEKEKATWPQYVLTKEGYKDFLTKYQTSGVPYFLILNEEGKVICNPGYIEDVEREIERLCK
- a CDS encoding RagB/SusD family nutrient uptake outer membrane protein, yielding MKKVIYIVVCVFALFGCSGFLEEYSQDKAYIRSYEDLDELLLGNAYFVRYQTRNSWQFSGVSGDLYYPWIHVLADELCQQTGGFSWVAGGACGSIYGYYTWQYRVYENVEGKQVWDDGADFRHLYSHINACNMILEETKAFEEMTEEEDVQNVNRIKGECHFLRGCYYFLLANFYGKPYVASTAESDPAVPIKTSNYVEDKYYSRNSVAEVYKQIVTDLLDAEKFLKDVPKKSMWRADINAVRLMLSRVYLYMCLYEEAEKYAALVTENGPQLEDLNSFSGKEFLSTNLSELIFSTGASSLPGNVTFYSRNDGTEPGFVSGNDMRISNELYEAYNPRNPIDLRLQYFVLDYDGSIRYRKLQGETFQTTDLSDVFLMRTAEAWLNLAEAAACAGDEPTARKALNTLREKRIKREFFDESEVNGLTGENLVQFIREERRRELCLEGHRWFDLRRYRVAEKYPQEVTVEHVYVNKTYNSSTYEYETLWIRKFVLTTDDPAWVMPLPKAEIDKNTGMLDNPRNERGYEDVNN
- a CDS encoding TlpA family protein disulfide reductase, which encodes MNLLRTLAMGFPLPDEEWEAHNAEIDMLVDSNLNRIATVYFLENLITMNKYPSAKVLEHYDHLTQDVKNSYPGMLLKEKFDILRQTSVGGIAPDIDLPDVDGNHVTLYSLRGKYVLVDFWASWCRPCREEIPNLKMIYEKYKNQGFEIYSVSLDDKRESWIAAITELDLPWIHVSSLKGWDCPVAKHYNVTGVPKMFLLDPEGKVVAIDLRGEDLEKKVNSFFNI
- a CDS encoding site-specific integrase, which gives rise to MRSTFKTVFYVNGSKERNGIVPIMGRVTINGTIAQFSCKLSVTKAIWDAKGNRAKGRSKEANEVNFALDNIKAQIAKHYQRLSDREAFVTAEMVRNAYQGIGTEYETLLRAFDKENAAFAQRVGKDRAVRTYRKYLTVRKYVAEFIKFQYKRSDMSMNELTEEFIRDFCLYLKNVIGLTQSTIWIYSIPLKHIVTAAHYNGKIQRNPFAMYHVDPDHKEREFLTEEELDIFAGIELENPNFAFARDLFMFGCWTGISFVDIKNLTEDNVAIISGSPWIVSQRQKTGVPFKIKLIDAAIQIIERYKPLRKDMHLFNIGSLDMVNKRIKKVAKMCGIKKRISFHVSRHSFAVLALNYGMPIESVSKILGHTDIATTQIYAKVTSTKLEHDISAFESRIKGHMPTMGGMA
- a CDS encoding DUF4369 domain-containing protein produces the protein MANNFFISIIVSLLFCISACSEQGKYSISGTWKGGNGKVVYLLNSWADTTVRDSAVVKNEKFHMEKPIDRIERCVLIVGDGKREIMLDEVPIEITIEGFLGGVLEELIPRKLVVTGSPEQDLLEKE